From Bacteroidota bacterium, the proteins below share one genomic window:
- a CDS encoding DUF4920 domain-containing protein, protein MKSRITLLLIATVLTLSFSCKNANQPTSYGGPVDEKVAVPAAEAKNLLTDKPEATATLAGKVNEVCQAEGCWFNLDQGSGVALLVRMPEHSFTVPKDLSGKQVVVAGRLHYDTTDVATLREYAKEDGKSEEEINAINEPFVELVLEASGVKIQ, encoded by the coding sequence ATGAAATCCAGAATCACCCTGCTGCTGATAGCCACGGTCCTGACCCTGTCTTTTTCCTGCAAAAATGCCAACCAGCCGACCAGCTATGGCGGACCGGTCGATGAGAAGGTTGCGGTGCCGGCTGCCGAGGCGAAGAACCTGTTGACGGACAAACCGGAAGCCACCGCGACACTTGCCGGTAAGGTGAATGAGGTCTGCCAGGCGGAAGGCTGCTGGTTCAACCTCGATCAGGGAAGCGGTGTCGCACTGCTGGTGCGTATGCCCGAACACAGTTTCACCGTGCCGAAAGACCTTTCAGGAAAGCAAGTGGTCGTAGCCGGTCGTTTGCATTACGACACCACCGATGTGGCTACCCTGCGGGAGTATGCCAAAGAAGACGGAAAGTCGGAGGAGGAGATCAACGCGATCAACGAACCTTTCGTGGAATTGGTCCTCGAGGCGAGCGGAGTGAAGATCCAATAA
- the lpxB gene encoding lipid-A-disaccharide synthase — translation MKYYIISGEASGDLHAANLVRELRKLDAGSDFRGWGGDLMTEQGVDIVKHYRELAFMGFTEVLMNLRTIMRNLSWCKEDILRFQPDVLILVDYPGFNLRIAEWAKRQGIRVFYYISPQIWAWKQSRVHKIKRDVERMFVILPFEQEFYARFGMEVDFVGHPLLDAIAHWPGGEDEISWRKQHGLDDRPLVALLPGSRKQEIGTMLPLMLEAAKTFPAFQFVIAAAPSQPLGYYRQLIGEREVRVLQGETYPVLRHARAALVTSGTATLETALFKVPEVVCYKGGRISYVIARALVKIKFISLVNLIMDREVVRELIQQDLTVDNLRRELAQLLDGERRQQQLHDFELLETKLGGAGASALAARQMFRYLTVAR, via the coding sequence ATGAAGTATTACATCATTTCAGGAGAAGCATCCGGCGATCTGCACGCCGCCAACCTGGTGCGCGAACTGCGAAAGCTGGATGCCGGATCGGATTTTCGTGGATGGGGTGGAGACCTGATGACGGAACAGGGCGTGGATATCGTGAAGCACTACCGTGAACTGGCGTTTATGGGTTTCACTGAAGTGCTCATGAATCTGCGCACAATCATGCGTAACCTGTCCTGGTGCAAGGAAGACATTCTGCGTTTTCAACCGGATGTCTTGATACTGGTGGATTACCCGGGATTCAATCTCCGGATCGCCGAATGGGCGAAGCGACAGGGCATCCGGGTGTTTTATTACATCAGTCCGCAAATTTGGGCCTGGAAACAGTCGCGTGTGCACAAGATCAAACGGGATGTGGAGCGCATGTTCGTGATCCTTCCGTTTGAACAGGAGTTCTACGCGCGTTTCGGCATGGAGGTCGATTTCGTCGGCCACCCCTTGCTGGATGCGATTGCCCATTGGCCCGGAGGAGAAGACGAAATCAGTTGGAGGAAGCAACACGGTTTGGATGATCGGCCGCTCGTGGCGCTCTTGCCCGGGAGTCGCAAACAGGAGATCGGCACGATGCTGCCGTTGATGTTGGAAGCTGCAAAAACTTTTCCCGCGTTTCAATTTGTGATCGCCGCTGCACCTTCACAGCCCCTGGGTTATTACCGGCAATTGATCGGCGAACGGGAAGTCCGCGTGTTGCAAGGAGAAACCTATCCCGTTCTTCGGCATGCGCGTGCTGCTTTGGTGACCTCCGGCACCGCCACCCTCGAGACGGCATTGTTCAAAGTTCCCGAGGTCGTCTGTTACAAGGGCGGACGAATCTCCTACGTAATTGCTCGAGCGTTGGTCAAGATCAAATTCATTTCGTTGGTGAATCTGATCATGGACCGTGAAGTGGTGCGGGAACTCATTCAGCAGGACCTGACCGTTGACAACCTACGGAGGGAGCTGGCTCAGTTGCTTGACGGAGAGCGGCGGCAACAGCAATTGCACGATTTCGAATTATTGGAAACGAAACTTGGAGGAGCCGGAGCATCCGCACTGGCTGCCAGACAGATGTTTCGCTATCTGACGGTTGCCCGATAA
- a CDS encoding T9SS type A sorting domain-containing protein — protein sequence MRNLYHLLVLAFLLPAIAEAQITIQSADLPSAGDTFRVSTAAPTAGIDLTTTGANAVWDFSQLVSNGQTIDTFLSVNATASVFSVVFSDLPFNPNRANQATRGQAFNLGTVNVSDVFNFFYNSSTQYKQPGFGATVNGAQLPIIYSSHDVHYEFPLSFGNTAASNSGYELDLTSTLGFFFQVDRNRQTVVDGWGSVTTPHGTYNALRVVSTIVEQDSVYIDSLGFGLNLPAITTVEYKWLANGEGIPVLQINTTATGTVTQIRYKDAPLTTGVQSLNIISDLTAYPNPASNILTVRWNAANAAPVSLELRDLQGRIVFSNQLHGVAGTNIRVVDLASLHLAEGPYLLRLNDRVTNIQVRD from the coding sequence ATGCGTAATCTGTACCACTTGCTTGTGCTGGCTTTCCTGTTGCCTGCGATCGCAGAAGCACAAATCACCATCCAATCCGCCGATCTTCCTTCCGCCGGAGACACCTTCCGGGTCAGTACCGCTGCACCAACTGCGGGAATCGATCTGACCACGACCGGCGCCAATGCCGTATGGGATTTTTCCCAGTTGGTGTCCAATGGACAAACGATCGATACGTTCTTAAGTGTCAATGCGACCGCTTCGGTGTTTTCCGTCGTGTTCAGCGACCTTCCGTTCAATCCGAACCGCGCTAATCAGGCAACCCGGGGCCAGGCGTTTAACCTTGGAACGGTGAATGTCAGCGATGTCTTCAATTTCTTCTACAACAGCAGCACGCAGTATAAGCAACCCGGCTTCGGCGCGACTGTCAACGGCGCCCAACTGCCGATCATCTATTCGTCGCACGATGTCCACTATGAATTCCCGCTCTCGTTCGGGAATACCGCTGCTTCGAACTCCGGCTACGAACTGGACCTGACGAGCACCCTCGGATTCTTCTTCCAGGTGGATCGCAACCGACAGACTGTCGTGGATGGATGGGGGTCAGTCACGACTCCGCACGGAACTTATAATGCCTTGCGGGTTGTCAGTACAATTGTCGAACAGGACAGTGTCTACATCGACTCGCTTGGATTTGGTTTGAACCTCCCGGCGATCACGACCGTCGAATACAAATGGCTGGCAAACGGAGAGGGGATTCCCGTATTGCAGATCAATACCACGGCAACGGGCACGGTTACACAAATCCGTTACAAAGATGCTCCGCTTACAACCGGAGTTCAGTCACTGAATATAATAAGTGATCTGACGGCCTATCCGAATCCGGCCAGCAACATCCTGACCGTACGCTGGAACGCGGCCAATGCAGCACCGGTATCCCTTGAACTGAGGGACCTGCAGGGTCGGATCGTTTTTTCTAACCAGTTGCATGGCGTTGCAGGTACCAATATCCGGGTGGTGGACCTGGCCTCACTTCACCTGGCCGAAGGTCCCTACCTATTGCGACTGAATGATCGTGTTACGAACATTCAAGTGCGCGACTGA
- a CDS encoding MBL fold metallo-hydrolase has product MKLHSIDTGHFKLDGGAMFGVVPKTIWQKLNPPDENNLCSWAMRCLLVEAGDRLILIDNGIGDKQDARFFGHYYLHGSGNLSRSLQSKGFQEADITDVFLTHLHFDHCGGSIRWNSDRTKFEPAFPNATYWSNEKHWQWATQPNAREKASFLKENILPIEESGHLRFLKEGEDLLPGFSVRLVHGHTESMMLPVIDYKGRKLAYCADLMPSVAHLPVPYVMAYDTRPLLSLGEKAAFLEDAMNGNWTLFFEHDPVIECCNLQRTEKGIRQAEAFDLDQWV; this is encoded by the coding sequence ATGAAGCTCCATTCCATCGATACCGGTCATTTCAAACTCGACGGCGGCGCCATGTTCGGGGTTGTTCCAAAAACCATCTGGCAAAAGCTGAATCCGCCCGATGAAAACAACCTATGCAGTTGGGCCATGCGTTGTCTGTTAGTAGAAGCCGGCGACCGACTGATCCTGATCGACAACGGGATCGGCGATAAGCAGGATGCCAGGTTCTTCGGGCATTACTACCTGCATGGTAGCGGTAATCTGAGTCGTTCGCTCCAGTCAAAAGGTTTCCAGGAAGCCGATATCACGGACGTGTTTCTCACCCATCTGCACTTCGATCATTGCGGCGGCAGTATCCGATGGAATAGTGACCGGACCAAATTCGAACCTGCGTTTCCCAACGCCACTTATTGGAGCAATGAAAAGCACTGGCAATGGGCGACTCAACCGAATGCCCGGGAAAAGGCATCCTTTCTGAAAGAGAATATACTTCCGATCGAGGAAAGCGGACACCTTCGCTTCCTGAAAGAAGGCGAAGATCTGCTGCCCGGATTCTCCGTCCGCCTGGTTCACGGACATACGGAATCCATGATGCTGCCCGTAATCGACTACAAAGGAAGGAAGCTTGCCTACTGCGCTGACCTCATGCCTTCTGTCGCTCATTTGCCGGTGCCGTACGTCATGGCCTACGATACACGGCCCCTGCTGTCACTCGGAGAAAAAGCCGCCTTTCTCGAGGACGCCATGAACGGCAATTGGACACTCTTCTTCGAGCACGATCCGGTGATCGAATGCTGCAACCTCCAACGCACGGAAAAAGGGATCCGGCAGGCTGAAGCCTTTGACCTGGATCAGTGGGTTTGA
- a CDS encoding hydroxymethylglutaryl-CoA lyase: protein MNYNPMTSTIQLTECPRDAMQGWPEFIPTDVKARYLQALLEVGFDTLDFGSFVSPKAIPQLRDTSEVLSKLDLRTTTTSLLAIVANVRGAEDACKHEPIRYLGFPFSISEEFQRRNTNATIAESLERVREIQSLAKTAGKDVLIYISMGFGNPYGEAWSPELAVQWVQRLADEGIRRIALADTVGVSNPENIRALFSHLIPSVPEVTFGAHLHSHPATWEEKITAAYESGCRNFDLALKGIGGCPMANNDLVGNIATEQVVTKFGGPSAMGLNAEAWSRAVAMAGEIFHA from the coding sequence ATGAATTATAATCCGATGACGTCAACGATTCAGCTCACCGAATGTCCGCGGGATGCCATGCAGGGTTGGCCGGAGTTTATTCCGACCGATGTGAAGGCTCGTTACCTGCAAGCCCTGTTGGAAGTCGGTTTTGATACGCTCGATTTTGGCAGCTTCGTTTCGCCCAAAGCCATTCCGCAATTGCGGGATACTTCCGAAGTATTATCGAAACTCGATCTGCGGACTACCACGACCTCCCTGCTGGCCATCGTGGCCAATGTGCGCGGCGCGGAGGATGCCTGTAAGCACGAGCCGATCCGTTACCTGGGTTTTCCTTTTTCGATCAGCGAGGAATTCCAACGCAGGAATACGAATGCGACCATCGCAGAGTCGTTGGAGCGGGTACGGGAGATCCAATCGCTGGCGAAGACGGCAGGGAAAGATGTGCTCATCTACATCTCGATGGGTTTCGGCAATCCGTATGGCGAAGCCTGGAGCCCCGAACTGGCGGTTCAGTGGGTGCAGAGACTGGCCGATGAAGGCATCCGGAGGATCGCCTTGGCTGACACCGTCGGGGTCAGTAATCCGGAAAACATCCGGGCCTTGTTTTCCCACCTGATTCCTTCGGTGCCGGAAGTGACCTTCGGAGCGCATCTTCATTCGCATCCTGCCACCTGGGAAGAGAAAATTACAGCCGCCTATGAAAGCGGCTGCCGTAATTTCGATCTGGCCCTGAAGGGTATCGGCGGCTGCCCGATGGCCAACAATGATCTGGTCGGAAATATTGCCACCGAGCAGGTGGTGACGAAATTCGGCGGGCCTTCAGCCATGGGGCTGAATGCGGAAGCCTGGTCCAGGGCCGTAGCCATGGCCGGTGAGATTTTTCACGCCTGA
- a CDS encoding tetratricopeptide repeat protein, with the protein MAETQQEQEISVQEAIGRTEHFINQNRKSLGIIIGALVVAVGGYLFYQKVYVAGKEKEASTALFHAEAYFRQDSLRLAINGDGNNMGLEEIVNQYSVSPSGNLARYYLGMAYLRTGAFDKAVESLKSYDAKDEITGSLAYGAIGDAYMELNNADEAISFYEKASKEKPNNFTTPIMLMKLAGALEGKSNFKEAKEVYERLKKDYPASTEGTQAEKYISRAEAMIGK; encoded by the coding sequence ATGGCTGAAACTCAACAAGAACAGGAAATCAGCGTCCAGGAAGCGATCGGGCGCACGGAGCATTTCATCAACCAGAATCGCAAGAGCCTGGGTATCATCATCGGTGCCCTGGTCGTAGCGGTCGGCGGTTACCTGTTTTATCAGAAAGTATACGTTGCAGGTAAGGAGAAAGAAGCATCTACCGCCCTCTTCCATGCTGAAGCGTATTTCCGTCAGGACTCCCTCCGTCTTGCTATCAATGGCGATGGCAACAACATGGGCCTGGAGGAGATCGTGAACCAATACAGTGTCAGCCCCTCCGGCAACCTGGCTCGCTACTACCTCGGCATGGCTTATCTGCGCACCGGCGCTTTCGACAAGGCCGTAGAGTCGTTGAAGAGCTACGATGCGAAAGACGAGATTACCGGTTCGCTCGCTTACGGTGCAATCGGTGATGCCTATATGGAATTGAACAACGCCGACGAAGCCATTTCGTTCTACGAAAAGGCTTCCAAGGAAAAGCCGAACAACTTCACCACCCCGATCATGCTGATGAAGCTGGCCGGCGCGCTGGAAGGTAAATCCAATTTCAAGGAAGCGAAGGAAGTATACGAACGCCTCAAGAAGGACTATCCTGCCAGCACCGAAGGCACACAGGCCGAGAAATACATCTCCCGTGCCGAGGCGATGATCGGTAAATAA
- the surE gene encoding 5'/3'-nucleotidase SurE — MGNGRPLILVTNDDGITAPGLHALVNAMSALGDLYVVAPDSPQSGMGHAITIHNMLRLDKVEVHGDHDWYQCSGTPVDCVKIAMDKILPRKPDLCVSGINHGSNSSINVIYSGTMSAAMEGAIEGIPSVGFSLLNYSLDADFSGAAHVARIVASRVLEKGLPQGSLLNVNIPSLPLEDLKGIKICRQAMAKWEEEFDERIDPTRRKYYWLTGKFVNHDRGEDTDEWALANGYVSVVPVQFDFTAHHAIPFLNEQGYELNKIAR, encoded by the coding sequence ATGGGTAATGGACGTCCGCTGATCCTGGTCACCAATGACGACGGTATCACCGCTCCCGGTTTGCATGCATTGGTCAACGCCATGAGTGCACTGGGAGATCTGTATGTGGTGGCGCCGGATAGCCCCCAGTCGGGCATGGGCCACGCCATTACGATCCACAACATGCTTCGTTTGGACAAGGTGGAGGTGCACGGCGATCATGACTGGTATCAATGCAGCGGAACGCCGGTGGACTGTGTGAAGATCGCGATGGACAAGATACTTCCCCGGAAACCGGATCTATGCGTCAGCGGTATCAACCACGGAAGCAACTCCTCGATCAATGTAATTTATTCCGGTACCATGTCGGCCGCGATGGAAGGCGCTATCGAAGGCATTCCCTCGGTTGGATTTTCTCTCTTGAACTATTCCCTCGATGCCGATTTCTCCGGCGCCGCTCACGTTGCGCGGATCGTCGCTTCCCGTGTGCTGGAGAAAGGCTTGCCGCAGGGATCTTTGTTGAATGTCAACATTCCGAGTTTGCCGCTTGAGGATTTGAAAGGAATCAAGATCTGCCGGCAGGCAATGGCAAAGTGGGAGGAGGAGTTCGACGAACGGATCGATCCGACCAGGCGCAAGTACTATTGGCTAACCGGAAAGTTTGTCAATCATGACCGGGGAGAGGATACCGATGAATGGGCGCTCGCCAACGGTTATGTGTCGGTGGTTCCCGTACAGTTCGACTTTACCGCCCATCACGCGATTCCTTTCCTGAATGAACAGGGATATGAGCTCAATAAGATTGCCCGCTGA
- a CDS encoding ComEC/Rec2 family competence protein, which yields MKKAFPFIRLLPVLLFGWWWGSLDRSLHPALLLLTGIACLILMVLAYHPRGWLAYRERWIYGALASVFLFSAGYQLGASRVKALQSPFHFSHDEQATAWLLHFSEAPRITASGKRLIAEVMAVEHAGGLLRAEGRVVVYAPDSLPVRLNDRFWVYDRPRKLNSLPFPGTFDFTAWLADHGIHHELRISANKLVAVDPDPDPSLALRFSLYRERLLNIFREAGLRDEAWAVMSALVLGYDDAVDAEVMQAFSATGTLHVLSVSGLHVGLVYAAIRMLLGFLNRRTFGKRLQQVLSLLFIWLYAFLTGASPAVLRSAAMLSLVLGSNLVNRPAAVWNSLAASIFLLTVADPSLPADVGFQLSYAAVGGILALYPWLRERSPVRTKLGQRVWEFMSVSVAAQWFTFPLGLYYFHQFPNLFLLTNAIIIPLSTLAMFAGLVLLFLGPIAGLGPLLGSLLQHFMDAFLALVEWMGDLPCAQTTGIWINVTQLTALSLLVLCIHRWVISGNGRLLLAGLFSVMICLGVQVNVRQQQLSEADISVLPVRASVCLLKTGSKAFLLVDTVDLSPGIRSRIDAHLNFRGIDPKVCQTYLLKNSISLRESGGMFLKEGDCLVIGKDVYWLTDGSTPIGRNGTIILRKAGRPLRVVSNSREQEIIADGSLRRLPVNRISNVFPVSERGYWSKSLIDQTH from the coding sequence GTGAAAAAGGCGTTTCCGTTTATTCGCCTCTTACCGGTCTTGTTGTTCGGATGGTGGTGGGGGAGTCTCGACCGGTCGTTGCATCCGGCATTGCTGCTCTTAACAGGAATCGCTTGCCTGATCCTGATGGTGCTGGCCTATCATCCGCGCGGATGGCTTGCGTATCGTGAACGTTGGATATATGGTGCCTTGGCATCAGTTTTCTTGTTTTCCGCCGGCTACCAATTGGGAGCCTCACGGGTTAAAGCGCTCCAGTCTCCCTTTCATTTTTCGCATGACGAACAAGCCACCGCGTGGCTGCTGCATTTTTCCGAAGCTCCCAGGATAACAGCTTCCGGGAAGCGATTGATCGCCGAGGTGATGGCGGTAGAGCATGCCGGTGGCTTGTTACGCGCAGAAGGCCGCGTAGTGGTGTATGCTCCCGACAGCCTTCCCGTACGGTTGAACGACCGGTTCTGGGTGTACGACCGTCCGCGAAAGCTGAACAGCCTTCCATTTCCGGGAACCTTCGATTTCACAGCCTGGCTGGCCGACCATGGGATTCATCACGAATTGAGAATCTCGGCGAACAAGCTGGTGGCTGTTGATCCGGACCCCGATCCTTCGCTTGCGCTGCGATTCAGCCTGTATCGTGAGAGGCTGCTTAACATTTTTCGGGAAGCCGGCTTACGCGATGAAGCCTGGGCGGTGATGTCGGCGCTGGTGCTCGGATACGACGATGCCGTGGATGCCGAAGTGATGCAGGCTTTTTCCGCTACCGGGACGTTGCATGTTCTCTCCGTCTCCGGACTGCATGTCGGGCTTGTTTATGCCGCGATCAGGATGCTGCTGGGCTTTCTGAACAGGCGCACATTCGGGAAACGATTGCAACAAGTATTGTCGCTCTTGTTCATCTGGTTGTACGCTTTCCTTACCGGCGCTTCTCCGGCTGTGCTCCGGTCCGCCGCCATGTTAAGCCTGGTGCTCGGAAGCAACCTGGTCAACCGCCCGGCTGCGGTATGGAACTCGCTGGCGGCTTCGATCTTTCTGTTGACCGTAGCGGATCCGTCACTTCCCGCGGATGTCGGATTTCAATTGTCCTACGCAGCCGTGGGAGGCATCTTGGCCCTCTATCCCTGGTTGCGCGAGCGAAGTCCGGTACGAACGAAGTTGGGCCAACGCGTCTGGGAGTTCATGTCAGTGAGCGTGGCCGCACAGTGGTTCACATTTCCGCTCGGGCTGTATTACTTTCATCAGTTTCCGAATTTATTCCTGCTCACGAACGCGATCATTATTCCACTGAGCACACTTGCGATGTTCGCCGGGCTGGTGTTGTTGTTCCTGGGGCCTATCGCCGGTCTTGGCCCCTTGTTAGGCTCGCTGTTGCAACACTTCATGGATGCATTTCTGGCCCTTGTCGAGTGGATGGGCGATTTGCCATGCGCACAAACAACGGGTATTTGGATAAACGTGACCCAGTTAACGGCATTGAGCCTGTTGGTCTTGTGCATACATCGCTGGGTAATTTCAGGAAACGGGAGACTGTTGCTGGCAGGGCTGTTTTCAGTTATGATCTGTCTGGGTGTCCAGGTAAATGTCAGACAACAACAACTTTCCGAAGCGGATATTTCGGTATTGCCTGTTCGAGCATCTGTTTGCCTGCTCAAAACCGGGTCCAAAGCCTTCTTGTTGGTTGATACGGTCGACTTATCGCCGGGAATCCGAAGCCGTATTGACGCGCATTTGAATTTTCGGGGGATCGATCCCAAAGTGTGTCAAACTTACCTGCTCAAGAACAGCATTTCACTGCGGGAAAGTGGTGGGATGTTCTTGAAGGAAGGGGATTGCCTGGTGATCGGAAAGGATGTGTACTGGCTAACCGACGGATCGACACCGATCGGACGGAACGGAACAATCATTCTGAGAAAAGCGGGTCGGCCGCTACGGGTGGTAAGCAACAGCCGAGAGCAGGAGATAATCGCGGATGGGTCTCTCCGCAGATTGCCGGTCAATCGTATTTCCAACGTCTTTCCGGTAAGTGAACGAGGATATTGGTCGAAATCGTTAATCGATCAAACCCACTGA
- a CDS encoding Hsp20/alpha crystallin family protein — MTLIKFRNNPIADRYTGFPTVFGDFFNDFFNDELLPKDAFRSVPAVNISETPERFHIELAAPGMNKADFKVEVENGVLTIRAERKEEKKEEGSKFTRKEFSYSSFRRSFTMPEHVDAEQIQAEYNNGVLSINLPKRVEEKKKAGREITVA; from the coding sequence ATGACACTGATTAAATTCCGCAACAATCCGATCGCAGACCGTTACACGGGTTTCCCGACGGTCTTTGGAGACTTCTTCAACGATTTCTTCAACGATGAACTTCTGCCGAAGGACGCTTTCCGTTCGGTTCCGGCAGTCAACATCAGCGAGACTCCGGAGCGCTTTCACATCGAACTCGCCGCACCGGGAATGAACAAGGCTGATTTCAAAGTCGAGGTGGAGAATGGGGTCCTGACCATCCGCGCCGAACGCAAAGAAGAAAAGAAGGAAGAAGGCAGCAAGTTCACGCGTAAGGAGTTTTCCTACTCCTCTTTCCGCCGCAGCTTTACCATGCCCGAGCATGTCGACGCCGAACAGATCCAGGCGGAATACAACAATGGAGTGCTTTCCATCAACCTGCCCAAGCGCGTGGAAGAGAAGAAAAAAGCCGGCCGTGAGATCACGGTGGCCTGA
- a CDS encoding TlpA family protein disulfide reductase, with the protein MRPLLLLLFCLIIGEARAQTDASGYTVLAEGTIAPDIKGIDQEGKPVCLSKVKATYVAVFFYEPGCHFCEYILPDLQRFYQREHGANLEIVAVALTTDAAAWKEQLATHTAGWTELLPADVNKVKQDYRIEVAPTIYLIDRKHRVRSTRLVRSDDLELRWFELFNEL; encoded by the coding sequence ATGCGGCCACTTCTCCTGCTGCTCTTCTGCCTGATCATCGGAGAAGCTCGCGCCCAAACGGATGCGAGCGGATATACCGTTTTGGCTGAAGGGACGATCGCTCCCGACATCAAAGGCATCGATCAGGAGGGAAAGCCCGTTTGCCTTTCAAAGGTCAAGGCGACTTATGTAGCCGTCTTCTTCTATGAGCCCGGTTGCCATTTTTGCGAATACATCTTGCCCGACTTGCAGCGCTTTTACCAGCGTGAGCATGGAGCCAATCTCGAAATCGTCGCGGTGGCCCTGACGACGGATGCAGCCGCCTGGAAGGAACAACTGGCTACCCACACCGCCGGCTGGACAGAACTACTGCCAGCTGACGTAAACAAGGTCAAACAGGACTATCGAATAGAAGTAGCCCCGACCATCTACCTGATCGACCGGAAACACCGGGTTCGTAGTACACGCCTTGTCAGAAGCGACGACCTGGAATTGCGTTGGTTCGAACTCTTCAATGAATTATAA
- a CDS encoding 6,7-dimethyl-8-ribityllumazine synthase has translation MATHLKNLSDFNAAELPSAKGMRFALVVSSWNDKITGALADGAREALLAAGCSAEDIERVDVPGSYELPLGARWMADQQRYDAILCLGCVIQGETRHFDFICDAVANGLMDLNLEYGLPFIFGVLTPNTLEQAIDRAGGKHGNKGVEAATTAIRMVALKRSINK, from the coding sequence ATGGCTACCCATCTGAAGAACCTGTCTGATTTCAACGCGGCCGAACTTCCTTCCGCGAAGGGAATGCGTTTTGCGCTGGTCGTTTCTTCCTGGAATGACAAGATCACCGGCGCACTCGCCGATGGAGCCCGGGAAGCGCTCTTAGCCGCTGGTTGTTCGGCGGAGGATATCGAACGGGTCGATGTACCGGGAAGCTATGAGTTACCCTTAGGAGCCCGCTGGATGGCCGACCAGCAGCGCTACGACGCCATCCTTTGCCTGGGCTGTGTGATCCAGGGAGAAACCCGGCACTTTGATTTCATCTGCGATGCCGTTGCGAACGGATTGATGGACCTGAATCTCGAGTACGGACTCCCCTTCATTTTCGGCGTGTTGACACCCAATACCCTGGAGCAAGCCATCGACCGGGCTGGCGGTAAACACGGGAACAAAGGTGTTGAGGCGGCAACCACGGCTATCCGCATGGTAGCCCTGAAGCGATCCATCAACAAATAA